From Fusarium fujikuroi IMI 58289 draft genome, chromosome FFUJ_chr07, a single genomic window includes:
- a CDS encoding probable DigA protein, translating into MALDLQDGFVAANGVPDLEEPIFTIERVQLQFSVAADFVAAQVANNVIVLALSNGRILRIDLERPEDIDDIDLPKKPSEIGMIRRMFLDPTASHLIVCTALGENYYLHSQSKHPRPLGRLRGVSIESVAWNPSLPTASTREILIGASDGNIYEAFIETSKEFYKKEVKHLKNLHKLPDGPITGLWVDNLQNNKSDLRRVVIATQTRLFHLVGRIGFGHDGSGSVYTRLFESEQPVVHELSRTTSGAPSSLAVSPDPPDSGPYDDNIPDRAYAWLSYQGVFHGKLLNQPADSNLGTKVFSESHMLSRAQILSPENSERRVPTTEAIDAIALTQWHIVHLVGGRVITTNRLTGKMVSEHDVIGQGQKPLGFSVDIQKNTFWLFTSDEIFEIVVRDEERNIWEIMTKLKEFEPALQHARTPLQKEIVAAAYGDHLAKNGHWLEAATVYGRSNKPFEDIALSIIDNNQPDALRKFLLTKLASLKKSAVMQRMMIAGWLIEVFMSKLNTLDDTINTQAEPLEHLNSTESRKLLESVRKEFKDFVDKYKNDLDRKMVYDVISSHGREEELLYFANAVNDYNYVLSYWVQRERWNEVLNVLKKQTDPEVFYRYSSVLMTYVAPELVEILMRHADLKPRNLIPAFLEYNRTFSGGPNAQNQAIRYLNYAVYQLNSKDAAVHNTLVSIYASHSSKDESGLLSYLQAQGDEPRYDPDFALRLCIQHHRTLSCVHIYTSMGQYLQAVDLALSHGEVELAAVIADRPMSNPQLRKRLWLAVARKVISQSNGIKAAIEFLKRCDLLKIEDLIPFFPDFVVIDDFKEEICAALEDYSRNIDNLKKEMDESSQTATNIKVDIAALDHRYAIVEPGEKCYTCGLPLLSRQFFVFPCQHSFHSDCLGRKVLEQAGVGKSTRIRELQTRIQKGLVSGTQRETVVAELDALVASACILCSDLAIKRIDEPFITHNDNVDEWAL; encoded by the exons ATGGCCCTGGATCTCCAAGATGGCTTCGTTGCCGCCAATGGCGTgccagatcttgaagaacctATTTTCACCATAGAGCGCGTTCAGTTACAGTTCTCAGTGGCGGCTGATTTTGTTGCTGCGCAGGTTGCTAACAACGTCATCGTACTCGCCCTTTCCAATGGACGCATTCTCCGTATTGACCTGGAACGGCCCGAGGATATTGACG ATATCGACCTTCCCAAAAAGCCATCCGAGATTGGCATGATACGGCGCATGTTCCTCGACCCTACAGCTTCACATCTAATTGTTTGCACTGCGCTTGGCGAGAATTATTACCTCCACTCCCAGTCAAAACATCCTCGGCCACTTGGGCGTCTGCGAGGAGTTTCGATCGAGAGTGTCGCATGGAACCCTTCGTTACCGACAGCGTCGACACGCGAGATATTGATTGGTGCATCAGATGGCAACATTTATGAAGCCTTCATTGAGACGTCAAAGGAGTTTTACAAGAAGGAGGTGAAGCACTTAAAGAATCTACACAAGCTTCCTGACGGACCAATCACGGGATTGTGGGTGGACAATCTTCAGAATAACAAATCAGACCTTCGGCGGGTTGTGATAGCTACTCAGACACGCTTGTTTCACCTAGTCGGAAGGATAGGTTTTGGGCATGATGGTTCAGGGTCTGTATACACCCGATTGTTCGAGTCAGAACAGCCTGTTGTTCATGAACTGTCCCGGACGACCTCAGGAGCACCTTCGAGCTTAGCGGTGTCCCCAGACCCCCCAGATTCCGGACCATACGATGACAACATTCCTGATAGAGCATATGCGTGGCTATCGTACCAAGGCGTGTTCCACGGTAAACTATTGAACCAGCCTGCAGACAGCAACCTCGGGACCAAGGTCTTTTCAGAATCACATATGCTCTCTAGAGCTCAGATCCTTTCCCCTGAGAATAGCGAAAGACGAGTCCCGACAACCGAGGCAATTGATGCAATCGCACTCACACAATGGCATATTGTCCACCTGGTCGGAGGTCGTGTCATCACAACGAATCGCCTCACGGGAAAGATGGTGTCTGAGCATGATGTTATCGGTCAGGGACAGAAGCCTCTCGGGTTCTCCGTGGATATCCAAAAGAACACATTTTGGCTATTTACATCAGACGAGATATTTGAGATTGTGGTTCGAGATGAGGAGCGCAACATCTGGGAGATTATGACAAAACTGAAAGAGTTTGAGCCAGCTCTGCAACACGCTCGAACACCACTTCAAAAGGAAATAGTCGCGGCTGCGTACGGTGATCACTTGGCCAAGAATGGACACTGGCTCGAGGCTGCTACTGTCTATGGCCGCAGCAATAAGCCTTTTGAAGATATTGCACTGAGCATAATCGACAATAATCAACCAGATGCCTTGAGAAAGTTCTTACTGACGAAATTAGCTTCGCTCAAGAAATCTGCAGTGATGCAGCGGATGATGATCGCGGGATGGTTGATCGAGGTCTTTATGTCCAAACTCAACACGCTGGATGATACGATAAACACACAAGCTGAGCCGTTGGAGCACCTCAACTCGACTGAATCACGCAAGCTACTCGAGTCTGTGAGGAAAGAATTTAAAGATTTTGTCGACAAGTATAAAAACGACCTCGACCGGAAAATGGTCTACGATGTCATCAGCAGCCACGGCCGTGAGGAAGAACTTCTGTACTTTGCTAATGCGGTTAACGACTACAATTACGTTCTTTCGTACTGGGTACAGCGAGAGAGATGGAATGAGGTACTGAATGTTCTCAAGAAACAGACGGATCCTGAAGTCTTTTACCGATATAGCAGCGTGCTTATGACATATGTCGCACCAGAGTTAGTTGAGATTTTGATGAGGCATGCTGACCTGAAGCCTCGAAATCTCATACCAGCCTTTCTTGAGTACAACCGTACATTCTCGGGAGGTCCCAATGCACAGAACCAAGCCATCAGATACCTCAACTATGCGGTTTATCAGCTGAACTCGAAAGATGCTGCTGTGCACAACACTCTCGTCTCGATTTACGCCTCTCACTCCTCCAAGGATGAATCTGGACTTTTATCCTACCTACAAGCACAAGGCGATGAGCCGCGTTACGACCCAGATTTCGCCCTTCGACTTTGCATTCAACACCACCGAACATTATCTTGCGTTCATATCTACACCAGCATGGGGCAGTATCTTCAAGCAGTCGACTTGGCGCTTTCTCATGGCGAAGTTGAACTGGCAGCAGTTATTGCAGATCGGCCCATGTCGAATCCGCAACTGCGCAAGCGGCTGTGGCTTGCGGTGGCCCGAAAAGTCATTTCTCAATCGAATGGAATCAAGGCCGCCATTGAATTCCTCAAGCGGTGCGACTTGCTCAAGATCGAGGATCTCATTCCTTTCTTCCCCGACTTTGTTGTTATCGATGACTTCAAAGAGGAGATTTGCGCCGCCCTGGAAGATTACAGCCGTAATATCGATAActtgaagaaagagatgGACGAGTCGTCGCAGACTGCAACAAATATCAAGGTTGACATTGCTGCGCTCGATCACCGATACGCAATCGTGGAACCTGGAGAGAAGTGTTATACGTGTGGGCTGCCGCTGTTGAGCAGGCAGTTCTTTGTCTTCCCCTGTCAGCATTCGTTCCATTCTGACTGCTTGGGACGCAAGGTGCTGGAGCAAGCGGGCGTTGGAAAGTCTACACGTATCAGGGAACTTCAGACACGGATACAGAAGGGCTTGGTCAGTGGCACTCAGAGGGAGACTGTGGTGGCGGAGCTGGATGCTCTTGTCGCTTCTGCTTG TATTCTTTGCAGTGACCTTGCAATCAAGAGGATTGATGAGCCTTTCATTACGCATAACGACAACGTCGACGAATGGGCGTTGTAA